One genomic segment of Desulfocapsa sulfexigens DSM 10523 includes these proteins:
- a CDS encoding histidine phosphatase family protein, which produces MQKHMYNCQLQCFLAGVFLLIVPFQVVSAADFPVFERKAATVETIRQLQEGGYVLYMRHGPTDTSRPDLVPGVDLNDCSTQRPLSDEGLKISMQVGEAIRRAGIPVGEIQSSPMCRTKETAMAAFGTEFITNEYLMYTSNLTSREKVPRIANTKRLLSAPVPEGTNLVLVAHAPNLMDVMGYFPTPEGIVVVFRPLGGQGFEYVASIEPQQWQELLKNL; this is translated from the coding sequence ATGCAAAAACATATGTATAACTGTCAACTGCAATGCTTCCTTGCCGGAGTGTTTTTACTGATCGTTCCTTTCCAGGTGGTGAGCGCCGCAGATTTTCCCGTCTTTGAACGAAAGGCGGCAACGGTGGAGACGATAAGGCAATTGCAGGAGGGAGGATATGTTCTGTATATGCGTCATGGTCCCACTGATACATCACGTCCGGACCTGGTGCCAGGAGTTGATCTGAATGACTGTTCAACCCAGCGACCGCTATCCGATGAGGGGCTGAAAATTTCTATGCAGGTGGGTGAGGCGATCCGTCGGGCTGGTATTCCGGTTGGCGAGATCCAGAGCAGTCCCATGTGCAGGACTAAGGAAACTGCCATGGCAGCGTTCGGGACAGAGTTTATTACAAATGAATATCTGATGTATACCTCTAATCTGACAAGCAGAGAAAAAGTACCCAGAATAGCCAATACGAAGCGCTTGCTCTCAGCTCCGGTGCCTGAAGGGACAAATCTGGTTCTTGTTGCCCATGCACCGAATCTGATGGATGTAATGGGGTATTTCCCGACACCGGAAGGAATTGTTGTGGTTTTCAGGCCGCTTGGGGGACAGGGCTTTGAATATGTCGCCAGCATAGAACCGCAACAGTGGCAGGAACTCCTGAAAAATTTATGA
- a CDS encoding sensor domain-containing diguanylate cyclase translates to MAEIKNKFLYHVLLVTIFTSLVLSFLYFQKKERESNYLENATIQQEYQLKALIYSLNSLADALFSNIINKEDILSTMATASKGSAMEQQRKREALYYKLLPLYRNLQGQGGKSILHFHLPGSISFLRFHKPALFGDSLEGVRYSIGLVNETGKAINGFEEGVVIYGFRNVYPLYYRGEFVGSVEISFPFLAIRNLATRIFPAIYSFMIRSDIIDKTILDSARSYYEQCRVSSYHVKLKEVVSRTREALPALNIVSFATLKKINSQLREKIDSRLQDGEAFSVVASVPKEKKTLIATFLPVENIKGDTAAYFVSYRADQTLSDSQQRLSKVMFGVLVVAACFMVGGYVYFRQEKTKARYEDMAMTDRLTGLANRQHFDLIFNQITREARRRKEPFSLVLLDVDNFKEVNDTHGHDAGDEVLKSLAELLQRNTREQDFVARWGGEEFTILLPDTSVEQALHLCEKIRCVLQDAVIVTAAARLKVTSSFGIAQFAGGLGKSELLKRADRALYQAKRSGKNRVVVGSI, encoded by the coding sequence ATGGCAGAAATCAAAAACAAATTTTTGTATCATGTGCTTCTCGTAACCATTTTTACGTCTCTAGTACTCAGTTTCCTCTATTTTCAAAAAAAAGAACGGGAATCTAACTATCTGGAAAACGCGACGATCCAGCAGGAGTATCAGCTGAAGGCTCTTATCTATTCTCTGAATAGCCTGGCAGATGCCCTCTTTAGCAATATTATCAATAAGGAGGACATACTTTCCACCATGGCAACAGCCAGCAAGGGTTCTGCCATGGAACAGCAACGCAAGCGGGAAGCCCTCTATTACAAGCTGCTGCCACTGTACCGAAATCTACAGGGACAGGGTGGTAAAAGTATCCTGCACTTCCATCTGCCTGGCAGCATCAGTTTTCTTCGCTTTCATAAACCAGCTCTCTTCGGCGATTCATTGGAAGGTGTACGGTACTCTATTGGCCTGGTGAATGAAACCGGCAAGGCCATAAACGGCTTTGAGGAAGGGGTTGTTATTTATGGATTTCGCAATGTCTATCCCCTGTATTATCGCGGTGAATTTGTCGGAAGTGTGGAAATCTCTTTTCCGTTTCTGGCCATTAGAAACCTTGCCACCCGCATATTTCCAGCCATCTATTCCTTTATGATACGGTCAGATATTATTGATAAAACGATTTTGGACAGTGCCCGCTCGTATTATGAACAGTGCAGGGTTTCTTCATATCATGTGAAGCTGAAAGAGGTGGTGAGTCGGACCAGGGAGGCCCTGCCCGCCCTGAATATTGTTTCCTTTGCCACCTTGAAAAAAATAAACAGCCAGCTTCGTGAGAAAATTGACTCAAGGCTTCAGGATGGTGAGGCCTTCTCCGTTGTCGCCTCTGTTCCTAAGGAAAAGAAGACTCTGATAGCCACTTTTCTACCCGTGGAAAATATAAAAGGGGATACTGCTGCCTATTTTGTCAGTTACCGGGCCGACCAGACCTTAAGTGACTCCCAACAGCGGCTTTCAAAGGTAATGTTTGGAGTCCTTGTAGTTGCGGCCTGTTTTATGGTTGGTGGGTATGTCTATTTTCGACAGGAGAAAACAAAGGCTCGTTATGAAGATATGGCCATGACCGACCGCCTGACCGGATTGGCGAATCGTCAGCACTTTGATCTTATTTTTAACCAGATCACCAGGGAGGCAAGAAGAAGAAAAGAGCCATTTTCTCTGGTATTGCTTGATGTCGACAATTTTAAAGAGGTGAATGATACCCATGGCCATGATGCTGGCGACGAGGTTCTAAAGTCGCTTGCAGAACTCCTGCAGCGTAACACCAGAGAACAGGATTTTGTGGCCAGGTGGGGTGGAGAGGAGTTTACCATACTCCTGCCCGATACCTCCGTGGAACAGGCCCTCCACCTCTGTGAAAAAATACGCTGTGTCCTTCAGGATGCTGTGATTGTTACAGCGGCTGCAAGGCTGAAGGTAACAAGCAGTTTCGGGATCGCTCAGTTTGCCGGGGGGCTTGGGAAGAGCGAACTGCTAAAACGGGCCGACAGGGCACTCTATCAGGCAAAAAGATCGGGCAAAAACCGAGTTGTTGTAGGAAGTATATGA
- a CDS encoding two-component system sensor histidine kinase NtrB, with protein sequence MRKQGRTFFWLFLVPVFLVAIFSASLAFWTLHTLDKENRERFRAAQQDLLFLSDITRLDQQMVAIHQMVAGSLANAEKGVMDEADLYRIHSAVVDDLANLGEELKVLVEGLSTVLPTSANVQSMLSSYQKYQAFIIMATDIVAIDPQRAGQHIKNAQNLFMEMLSQRQSISVSLTSHATTQNRVSRESYHDVVSRLMLWTALFLMVMLLLSILLAKTLTRWLGKVASSLNILAQTRGTPLPLPEMVRMEEKGIGEFKDLATATLAFHQTIQKRYEVERELRNHQNDLEGLISRRTVELQRYITAIDNLGIGLCVIDSDHRVHSRNKTMIEWFGSRPGQPCHSVIMEQGDPCSFCKLEEVIEQKKMMNYEVKRSDGSIFEVVATPIDNHDGTISCMEIIRDITKEKELQEQRIETSRQVEELKKLASLKTMAGAIAHRFNNTMTAVLGNLNMMLYTLPEGSDQQEMASSAVQAAKDASQIGSMMLNYVGQHSSRLEQQSLPDIVKGIVSLLKVDLPSSVTLNFIAADQPLSCFLDPQQMKDVIKNIVDNAVESLDDKAGEIEVSFGSKFFTASAFPVIFQGAGIKAGQYVFCQIRDSGHGISPENLSRIFEPFYSTRFVGRGLGLTLIVGILQAHHGAILVESTVGRGTTVRVLLPVLSQEQ encoded by the coding sequence ATGAGAAAACAGGGACGGACCTTCTTCTGGCTCTTTCTTGTGCCTGTGTTTCTGGTTGCCATATTTTCCGCATCTCTGGCTTTCTGGACACTGCATACCCTCGACAAAGAGAACCGGGAGCGTTTCAGAGCAGCACAACAGGATCTTCTCTTTCTTTCGGATATTACCAGGCTGGACCAGCAGATGGTTGCAATCCATCAGATGGTTGCAGGAAGCCTGGCCAATGCAGAAAAGGGTGTCATGGATGAGGCTGATTTGTACCGTATCCACTCAGCCGTCGTTGATGATCTGGCGAATCTTGGTGAAGAATTGAAGGTTCTGGTCGAGGGACTGAGCACGGTGCTGCCAACTTCTGCGAATGTCCAGAGCATGCTTTCAAGCTACCAGAAGTATCAAGCCTTTATTATCATGGCTACAGATATTGTAGCCATTGATCCGCAACGGGCAGGGCAACATATTAAAAATGCCCAGAATCTGTTTATGGAAATGCTCAGCCAGCGGCAAAGTATTTCTGTGAGCCTGACCAGCCATGCCACTACTCAGAACAGGGTGAGCAGGGAGTCCTACCATGATGTTGTGAGTCGCTTGATGCTGTGGACAGCTCTGTTTTTAATGGTAATGCTGCTGTTATCCATTCTCCTGGCAAAAACATTGACTCGTTGGCTGGGAAAAGTAGCCAGTTCCTTAAATATTCTGGCTCAAACAAGGGGGACACCCTTGCCATTGCCCGAGATGGTTCGAATGGAGGAAAAGGGAATTGGCGAATTTAAAGATCTGGCAACGGCCACACTCGCTTTTCACCAAACAATTCAGAAACGTTATGAGGTGGAAAGGGAACTGAGGAATCATCAAAATGACCTTGAGGGGTTGATTTCCAGGCGGACCGTGGAGCTGCAAAGGTATATCACAGCCATTGATAATCTCGGTATTGGCCTGTGTGTGATCGATTCAGATCATCGTGTCCACAGTCGGAATAAAACGATGATTGAATGGTTTGGAAGTCGGCCCGGCCAGCCCTGCCATAGTGTCATTATGGAACAGGGGGATCCCTGCTCCTTCTGCAAGCTGGAAGAGGTGATTGAACAGAAGAAAATGATGAACTATGAGGTTAAACGGAGTGACGGAAGCATCTTTGAAGTTGTGGCAACACCGATAGATAATCATGACGGTACAATATCCTGTATGGAGATAATTCGTGATATCACGAAAGAAAAAGAACTTCAGGAACAACGAATAGAGACAAGCCGTCAGGTAGAGGAACTTAAAAAACTTGCCAGTCTGAAAACAATGGCAGGAGCTATTGCCCATCGCTTTAACAATACCATGACGGCAGTGCTCGGTAATCTGAATATGATGCTTTATACGCTGCCTGAGGGATCAGATCAGCAGGAAATGGCCTCGAGTGCAGTTCAGGCCGCAAAAGATGCTTCACAGATTGGCTCGATGATGCTGAACTATGTGGGACAGCATTCCTCCAGGCTTGAACAGCAATCACTTCCAGATATTGTCAAGGGCATTGTTTCGCTGCTGAAAGTTGACCTGCCCTCTTCAGTTACACTCAACTTTATTGCCGCGGATCAGCCACTTTCCTGTTTTCTGGATCCACAGCAGATGAAGGATGTCATTAAGAATATAGTTGACAATGCAGTCGAGTCTCTTGATGACAAAGCAGGAGAGATCGAGGTATCCTTTGGAAGCAAATTTTTTACAGCAAGTGCCTTTCCGGTGATCTTCCAGGGAGCAGGCATAAAAGCCGGGCAGTACGTATTTTGCCAGATAAGGGATAGTGGCCATGGTATCAGTCCGGAGAATCTGTCCCGGATTTTTGAACCTTTTTATTCCACCAGATTTGTAGGAAGAGGACTTGGGCTTACCTTGATTGTAGGGATCCTGCAGGCCCACCATGGTGCCATACTGGTCGAGAGTACTGTTGGCAGGGGAACAACCGTCCGAGTGCTGTTGCCCGTACTTTCCCAGGAACAGTAA
- a CDS encoding ABC transporter ATP-binding protein → MSSKGLEAFHLCKSYIVGSRKILVLDDVSLTVQIGGFVVVEGKSGSGKSTLLSLLSGLDRPDSGTIGLSGTDITNLSEDALAPFRNRTIGYVFQSFHLVPSLTAIENIAFPAELNRDPQAVQKAEELLHRVGLSQRKNNFPHQLSGGEKQRIAICRALINKPQIVFADEPTGNLDSANGKNIMELLLELRREFKTTLVLATHSSEISRQADHVFRLLDGRMIHSQEDED, encoded by the coding sequence ATGTCCAGTAAAGGGCTCGAAGCTTTTCATCTGTGTAAGTCCTACATTGTTGGCTCCAGGAAAATTCTTGTCCTTGATGATGTCAGCCTTACCGTTCAAATCGGCGGTTTTGTCGTTGTTGAAGGAAAAAGCGGCAGCGGGAAATCAACGCTGTTGAGTCTTCTTTCAGGACTGGACAGACCGGATTCGGGGACAATAGGTCTTTCGGGAACCGACATTACCAATTTAAGTGAGGATGCACTTGCTCCCTTTCGGAACCGGACAATCGGTTATGTCTTCCAGTCTTTCCACCTTGTTCCTTCCCTCACTGCCATAGAGAATATTGCCTTCCCCGCCGAATTAAACCGGGATCCGCAGGCTGTTCAGAAGGCAGAAGAGTTACTGCATAGGGTGGGACTGAGCCAGAGAAAGAATAATTTCCCCCACCAGCTTTCCGGAGGAGAAAAGCAGCGGATTGCTATCTGCCGGGCTTTGATCAACAAGCCGCAGATCGTCTTTGCCGACGAACCCACCGGGAATCTGGATTCGGCAAATGGCAAAAACATTATGGAACTCCTGCTCGAACTGCGCCGGGAGTTCAAAACGACACTGGTGCTGGCTACCCACAGTAGCGAGATAAGCCGCCAGGCGGATCATGTCTTTCGGCTGCTAGATGGCAGGATGATCCACTCTCAAGAGGATGAAGACTGA
- a CDS encoding ATP-binding protein, whose protein sequence is MSHRKGSSLAGKFNLLSIFLVLTTGLCITAVEVYQKHLDGLEALLTQGTEKSKLIARFSEYAVFAEDRESLQHATVITDEETVYLSLLRADKTVLIEKYHVTGFKPAPLPDFPAGPKEDNSSFEDVVTVFEQEEDIQFICPIVNQGSTSDSLELDDGTLESGLPEVIGYVRLILSKQPMRQQINDAIRAIFTLTFSILTLAILATLFLTRKITNPIKTLTKATQKIATGDLTGRIEIEGGLELSVLAENFNMMTDRLRTSQKEVKQYQQTLEQKVADRTVQLLAAKDAAEAANRAKSEFLANMSHEIRTPMNGVLGVADLLLHADLPEKHRQLVQTIHASGKDLLYVINELLDFSKIEAGRFELDRINFDLREMIESVYDLFSQAANEKKLSLTTSVEEGVPRIVYGDPARLRQILINLIGNAIKFTNHGSVNVNALLVELRDGACLLRFEVRDTGIGIAREQIKTVFDTFSQADSSTTRKYGGTGLGLTISRQLVEMMEGTIDVESEPGKGSVFWFSILLQIPQDQDTALSEYQEEEQVLENRIYDYQVLLAEDNRTNQIVAEAMLKFFGCRVDLVVNGREAVEAVKRKKYDLIFMDCQMPELDGYMATDEIRRFEKQNGSSRTPIIALTAHALSGDRERCLAAGMDDYLSKPLCQKDLHSVLSRWASGWEQETSGTVRENDEGDDLPSEKMRFDVQMLQSYLQIQQQGGPDIIRGIIESYFERAPILMQSLADAISNQDVEALHQAAHTMKSMNGAVGAVMMSEICNTLETQGREGNLGGCEQLFKNLKKEASYIMDQLQNILKKGLNGTSG, encoded by the coding sequence ATGAGCCACAGAAAAGGATCAAGTCTAGCTGGTAAATTCAACCTCTTGTCAATATTCCTGGTTCTGACTACAGGTCTATGCATAACAGCTGTTGAAGTATATCAGAAACACCTTGACGGACTTGAAGCTCTGCTGACTCAAGGGACAGAAAAAAGTAAGCTGATAGCTAGGTTCAGCGAATATGCGGTTTTTGCCGAAGACCGGGAGAGCCTTCAGCATGCAACAGTGATAACAGATGAAGAAACCGTTTACCTGTCTCTGCTTCGTGCCGATAAAACGGTACTTATTGAAAAATACCATGTTACTGGTTTCAAGCCAGCCCCCCTCCCTGACTTCCCTGCAGGACCGAAGGAAGACAACTCTTCTTTTGAAGATGTTGTAACTGTTTTCGAACAGGAGGAAGATATTCAGTTTATTTGTCCGATTGTCAATCAGGGATCAACCAGTGACTCATTGGAGCTTGATGATGGTACTCTGGAGAGTGGTTTGCCGGAAGTGATCGGCTACGTCCGTCTAATTCTCTCAAAACAGCCCATGCGTCAGCAGATTAATGACGCCATACGGGCAATTTTTACCCTTACCTTCAGTATTCTTACCCTGGCCATACTTGCAACCCTGTTCCTGACCAGAAAAATCACGAACCCTATTAAAACACTGACGAAGGCGACCCAGAAAATCGCTACAGGTGATCTGACTGGTCGTATTGAAATAGAAGGTGGACTTGAACTCTCTGTTTTGGCTGAGAATTTCAACATGATGACAGACAGGCTGCGCACTTCGCAAAAAGAAGTTAAACAATACCAGCAGACCCTTGAGCAAAAAGTTGCAGACCGGACCGTTCAACTGCTCGCAGCAAAGGACGCTGCTGAGGCAGCCAATCGTGCCAAAAGTGAATTTCTTGCCAACATGAGTCACGAGATCAGAACGCCAATGAACGGGGTTCTCGGGGTGGCTGATTTGCTCCTTCATGCAGACCTGCCAGAGAAACACAGACAGCTTGTTCAAACCATTCACGCTTCCGGAAAAGACCTTCTGTATGTAATCAACGAGCTTCTTGATTTTTCAAAGATCGAGGCGGGGAGGTTTGAACTTGATAGAATCAATTTTGATCTCAGGGAGATGATCGAATCCGTTTATGATTTGTTTTCCCAGGCAGCCAATGAAAAAAAATTATCCCTGACCACTAGTGTTGAAGAAGGTGTTCCCAGAATCGTCTATGGCGATCCGGCACGATTACGTCAGATTCTTATTAACCTCATTGGTAATGCAATTAAATTTACCAATCACGGCAGTGTGAATGTTAATGCCTTACTTGTAGAACTGCGGGATGGGGCATGCCTGTTGCGTTTTGAGGTGCGTGATACCGGAATCGGGATTGCTAGAGAACAGATAAAAACTGTCTTTGACACCTTTTCCCAGGCAGATAGCAGTACAACACGAAAATATGGGGGGACTGGTCTGGGGCTGACAATTTCACGGCAACTGGTGGAAATGATGGAGGGAACAATTGATGTGGAAAGTGAACCCGGGAAAGGTTCGGTTTTCTGGTTTTCCATTCTTTTGCAGATCCCTCAAGATCAGGACACTGCTCTGTCAGAATACCAGGAGGAGGAACAGGTGCTGGAGAACCGGATATATGACTACCAGGTACTCCTTGCCGAGGATAACCGGACCAATCAGATTGTTGCCGAGGCGATGCTGAAATTTTTTGGCTGCAGGGTAGATCTGGTCGTAAATGGCAGAGAGGCAGTTGAAGCAGTTAAACGGAAGAAATATGATCTGATTTTCATGGACTGCCAGATGCCCGAGCTTGATGGCTATATGGCAACTGATGAAATACGAAGGTTCGAAAAACAGAACGGAAGCTCTCGTACTCCTATAATAGCCCTGACAGCCCACGCGTTGAGTGGTGACCGTGAACGCTGTCTTGCAGCCGGAATGGATGACTATTTGAGCAAACCTCTATGTCAGAAGGACCTTCACTCTGTCCTCAGTAGATGGGCATCTGGATGGGAGCAGGAGACGAGTGGAACCGTCAGGGAGAATGATGAGGGGGATGATCTGCCATCTGAAAAAATGCGCTTTGATGTTCAAATGTTGCAGAGTTACCTCCAAATACAACAACAGGGCGGACCTGACATTATCAGGGGTATTATTGAAAGCTATTTTGAGAGAGCTCCAATCTTAATGCAGTCCCTGGCTGATGCAATCAGCAATCAGGATGTCGAAGCCTTACACCAGGCGGCCCATACTATGAAATCAATGAACGGCGCAGTGGGGGCCGTCATGATGTCCGAAATTTGCAATACTCTGGAGACGCAGGGAAGAGAAGGAAACCTTGGTGGCTGTGAACAGCTGTTTAAGAATCTGAAAAAAGAAGCCTCCTACATCATGGATCAGCTGCAGAATATTTTGAAAAAAGGTTTGAATGGCACAAGCGGTTAA
- a CDS encoding ABC transporter substrate-binding protein, which produces MRSAMPKWSSSLYLILIGVIFCVVLAWRGLLAMERSPIVSLSSHNSEYCILVIEGFRKQVLEKFPDARFEHYFLQRTEEENRKIIKEINEQKPALLLTIGSNATQVGLNSIPDVPLVAAMVLNEQVFVHSPRATGVLLCYPPEVRLQWVRRFFPAIDRIAILYNPEENSQLVAVMKKSAEQFGIEIDAIPVATITDLPPALKSLGRKASMLLGIPDNTVYSNKTAKAVLLSSFRNHIAFVGLSSSWVKAGALFALTWDYMDLGRQCGVIAEKIFSGTKVSDIAPVTPEKVMYELNLKTADHLRLTLDPLLIQEAAEVY; this is translated from the coding sequence ATGCGTTCAGCAATGCCTAAATGGTCATCATCACTGTACCTCATCCTGATTGGAGTGATATTTTGTGTTGTTCTTGCTTGGCGGGGCCTTTTGGCCATGGAAAGATCGCCCATAGTCTCATTGAGCAGTCATAACTCTGAATACTGCATTCTGGTGATCGAAGGATTCAGGAAACAGGTGCTTGAGAAGTTTCCGGATGCAAGATTTGAGCATTACTTTTTACAAAGAACAGAGGAAGAGAACAGAAAAATTATAAAGGAAATCAATGAGCAAAAGCCGGCTCTTCTGTTAACCATTGGTTCAAACGCAACCCAAGTTGGCTTGAACTCAATTCCCGATGTACCACTGGTTGCAGCCATGGTGTTGAACGAGCAGGTTTTTGTTCACTCTCCCAGGGCAACAGGTGTTCTGTTATGTTATCCTCCAGAGGTCCGGCTTCAGTGGGTCCGACGTTTCTTCCCCGCCATTGACCGTATAGCCATACTGTACAATCCTGAGGAAAACAGCCAGTTAGTTGCCGTCATGAAAAAAAGTGCAGAACAGTTTGGCATCGAGATTGATGCAATCCCGGTGGCAACGATTACAGATCTTCCCCCTGCACTCAAATCCCTTGGTCGAAAAGCAAGTATGTTGCTTGGGATCCCGGACAATACGGTTTATTCAAATAAAACGGCCAAGGCTGTGCTGCTCTCATCCTTCCGTAACCATATTGCTTTCGTCGGCCTTTCTTCATCCTGGGTGAAAGCAGGGGCACTTTTTGCTCTCACATGGGATTATATGGATTTGGGCAGGCAATGTGGTGTGATTGCAGAAAAAATTTTCTCTGGAACGAAGGTGAGTGATATCGCACCAGTCACCCCCGAGAAGGTAATGTATGAGCTGAATTTGAAAACTGCAGACCATCTTCGCCTGACACTTGATCCTCTTCTGATTCAAGAGGCCGCGGAGGTTTACTAG